A stretch of the Vibrio stylophorae genome encodes the following:
- a CDS encoding DUF3820 family protein, with product MLSKENLIKLARKQMPFGKYAGRALIDLPEEYLLWFDKKGFPEGELGQLLQLCLALKIEGLDSVVKPLKRM from the coding sequence ATGCTCAGCAAAGAAAATCTGATCAAACTCGCGCGTAAACAAATGCCCTTTGGTAAATATGCAGGCCGCGCTTTAATTGACCTTCCCGAAGAGTATCTGCTTTGGTTTGATAAAAAAGGCTTTCCTGAGGGCGAGCTTGGCCAGCTATTGCAACTGTGCCTTGCCTTAAAAATTGAAGGGTTAGACAGTGTGGTGAAGCCTTTAAAGCGTATGTAA
- a CDS encoding DUF3313 domain-containing protein: MNAITKASLIFCLTALLTACANGPLVRATKFTQYEDFKPGPEGGVDLVWARAGLRSHERLRNKIAQYDSVIITPVIVVLDENSDIDDQDVKEISQYLVSHLQQHISRHKAIVGQPTGKSLRLYIAISNVETPNPVLAVTSSVLPVGLGISAIAKVTTGEHTNVGSATIELMVSDAQTGKPLFAAIDRQAGNKDFSTMIDSLDDAKDAIHWWVQRLGVTLNTHSKRS, from the coding sequence CAGCTTTACTGACCGCATGTGCCAACGGACCACTGGTTCGCGCCACCAAATTTACCCAATATGAAGATTTTAAACCCGGCCCTGAAGGCGGCGTCGATTTAGTATGGGCGCGCGCGGGTTTGCGCAGTCATGAGCGACTTCGCAACAAAATTGCCCAATATGACAGTGTAATCATCACACCCGTGATTGTGGTGCTTGATGAAAATTCAGATATCGATGATCAAGATGTCAAAGAGATTAGCCAGTATTTGGTCAGCCACCTTCAGCAGCACATTTCGCGGCATAAAGCCATTGTGGGTCAACCAACGGGTAAAAGCCTGCGCCTATATATTGCGATCAGTAATGTGGAAACGCCGAATCCAGTGCTTGCCGTGACCAGCAGCGTGCTGCCAGTGGGGCTTGGCATTTCTGCAATCGCCAAAGTCACCACGGGTGAACACACCAATGTCGGCTCGGCGACCATTGAATTGATGGTCAGTGACGCACAAACGGGCAAACCCCTCTTTGCCGCTATCGATCGTCAGGCGGGGAATAAAGACTTTTCCACGATGATTGACTCATTAGATGATGCCAAAGATGCGATTCACTGGTGGGTTCAGCGCTTAGGTGTTACCCTCAACACCCATTCAAAACGCAGCTAA